One Lysinibacillus sp. OF-1 DNA segment encodes these proteins:
- a CDS encoding anti-sigma regulatory factor, with protein MTCKSSVEIITEWDIVAARQLGRNEARALGFGTVDQARITTAISELARNIYLYANIGTIEIERVEIDHEKKIVVIATDKGPGIQNVRKVMEDGYSTSGGLGAGLPGVKRLMDSLDIQSVMGVGTTIRAEKWLR; from the coding sequence GTGACATGTAAGTCTTCGGTTGAAATTATTACAGAGTGGGATATTGTGGCAGCAAGACAACTGGGGCGTAATGAAGCAAGAGCACTTGGATTTGGCACTGTTGATCAAGCTCGTATAACCACAGCAATTAGTGAATTAGCACGAAATATATATTTATATGCGAATATAGGGACGATTGAAATTGAAAGGGTTGAGATAGATCATGAAAAGAAAATAGTCGTTATTGCAACAGATAAAGGACCTGGGATTCAAAATGTTCGCAAAGTAATGGAGGATGGTTATTCTACTTCAGGAGGGCTAGGAGCTGGTTTACCAGGTGTTAAACGATTGATGGACAGTTTAGATATTCAATCTGTCATGGGAGTGGGTACAACAATAAGGGCGGAAAAATGGTTGCGTTAG
- a CDS encoding type II toxin-antitoxin system PemK/MazF family toxin: MNVKRGDVFFADLSPVIGSEQGGTRPVLIIQNDIGNRFSPTVIIAAITAQIQKAKLPTHVEINAEKYGFERDSVILLEQVRTIDKSRLTDRITQLDHAVMEKVDGALMISLGLVKF, encoded by the coding sequence TTGAATGTAAAACGTGGTGACGTTTTTTTTGCAGACTTATCACCGGTAATAGGTTCTGAACAAGGAGGCACTAGACCGGTGCTGATTATTCAAAATGATATTGGCAATCGATTTAGTCCGACTGTCATCATCGCAGCTATCACTGCACAGATTCAAAAGGCAAAGTTACCGACACACGTTGAAATCAATGCTGAAAAGTATGGTTTTGAACGTGATTCGGTTATTTTGCTAGAACAGGTGCGGACAATTGATAAGTCAAGATTGACGGATCGTATTACGCAACTTGATCATGCTGTGATGGAAAAAGTTGATGGAGCGTTGATGATTAGTTTAGGTCTAGTTAAATTTTGA